One genomic region from Falco rusticolus isolate bFalRus1 chromosome 19, bFalRus1.pri, whole genome shotgun sequence encodes:
- the DCAF8 gene encoding DDB1- and CUL4-associated factor 8, with protein sequence MSDKGSSMDGKTDIVNGSLSSSPEEMSAEEGRETSSGIEVEASDLSLSLTGDDVGPNRTSTESRDTDTESSGEEKDSDSMDDTGHYSINEENRALDRSHSEEEEEDDEEEEQRSHRRAQRKRANHDQDSSDDEQALEDWVSSETTALPQPRWQAVHALRERELGSSARFVYDACGARVFVQRFRLQHGLEGHTGCVNTLHFNQRGTWLASGSDDLKVVVWDWVRRQPVLEFESGHKSNVFQAKFLPNSGDSTLAMCARDGQVRVAELSATQCCKNTKRVAQHKGASHKLALEPDSPCTFLSAGEDAVVFTIDLRQDRPASKLVVTKEKEKKVGLYTIYVNPANTYQFAVGGRDQFVRIYDQRKIDENENNGVLKKFCPHHLVNSESKANITCLVYSHDGSELLASYNDEDIYLFNSSHSDGAEYIKRYKGHRNNATVKGVNFYGPKSEFVVSGSDCGHIFLWEKSSCQIVQFMEGDKGGVVNCLEPHPHLPVLATSGLDHDVKIWAPTAENPTELAGLKEVIKKNKLERDEDSLHHTDMFDSHMLWFLMHHLRQRRHHRRRREPGAPDGDSDESPSSSDTSDDEEEGPDRVQCMPS encoded by the exons ATGTCAGACAAAGGAAGCAGCATGGATGGAAAGACAGACATAGTGAATG GCAGCTTGTCCAGCAGCCCAGAGGAGATGTCAGCTGAGGAGGGCCGAGAAACCTCCTCTGGCATCGAGGTGGAGGCGTCTGACCTCAGCCTGAGCCTCACGGGAGATGATGTGGGGCCCAACCGCACCAGCACGGAGAGTCGGGACACTGACACAGAGAGCTCGGGAGAAGAGAAGGACTCGGACAGCATGGACGACACGGGCCACTACTCCATAAATGAGGAGAACCGTGCCCTCGACCGGTCACACTcggaggaggaagaggaggatgatgaagaggaggagcagcGGTCCCACCGCCGTGCCCAGCGCAAGCGTGCCAACCACGACCAAGACTCCTCTGATGACGAGCAGGCCCTGGAGGACTGGGTGTCCTCGGAGACTACggcgctgccccagccccgctggcAGGCGGTCCATGCCCTCCGGGAAAGGGAGCTGGGCTCCAGTGCCCGCTTTGTCTACGACGCCTGCGGGGCCAGGGTCTTTGTGCAACGCTTCCGCCTCCAGCATGGCCTGGAGGGCCACACGGGCTGCGTCAACACCCTGCACTTTAACCAGCGCGGCACGTGGCTGGCCAGCGGCAGCGATGACCTCAAAGTGGTGGTGTGGGACTGGGTCAGGAGGCAGCCAGTGCTGGAGTTCGAGAGCGGCCACAAAAGCAATGTCTTCCAG GCCAAGTTCCTCCCCAACAGTGGCGACTCCACTCTGGCTATGTGTGCTCGGGACGGCCAGGTCCGGGTGGCCGAGCTCTCCGCCACTCAGTGCTGCAAAAACACCAAGCGTGTGGCACAGCACAAAGGAGCGTCGCACAAG CTGGCCCTAGAACCGGATTCTCCGTGCACTTTCCTATCAGCAGGTGAAGATGCTGTAGTCTTCACCATTGATCTGAGACAAGACCGGCCCGCCTC GAAACTGGTTGtgacaaaggaaaaggagaagaaagtggGTCTGTATACCATCTATGTGAACCCAGCCAACACCTACCAGTTTGCTGTGGGAGGCAGAGATCAGTTTGTCCG GATTTACGACCAGCGGAAAATAGATGAGAATGAGAACAACGGTGTACTAAAGAAGTTCTGTCCTCACCACTTG GTGAACAGTGAGTCCAAAGCCAACATCACTTGTCTCGTCTACAGCCACGACGGCTCGG AGCTGTTGGCCAGCTACAACGATGAAGATATCTATCTCTTCAACTCCTCTCACAGTGACGGAGCGGAGTACATCAAGAGATACAAGGGACATCGCAATAATGCCACTG TGAAAGGCGTCAATTTTTATGGCCCGAAAAGCGAGTTTGTGGTGAGCGGCAGCGATTGCGGCCACATCTTCCTGTGGGAGAAATCGTCCTGCCAGATCGTGCAGTTCATGGAGGGTGACAAGGGAGGAGTG GTGAACTGCCTGGagccccatccccacctccccGTCTTGGCCACCAGTGGCCTCGACCACGATGTCAAGATTTGGGCACCCACAGCGGAGAATCCCACCGAGCTGGCTGGCCTCAAGGAG GTGATCAAGAAGAACAAACTGGAGCGGGACGAGGACAGCCTCCACCACACCGACATGTTCGACAGCCACATGCTCTGGTTCCTCATGCACCACCTGCGACAGAGACGCCACCACCGG CGCCGAAGAGAGCCAGGAGCGCCGGACGGTGACTCGGACGAGTCTCCCAGCTCCTCTGACACCTCGGACGATGAGGAAGAAGGGCCGGACCGGGTGCAGTGCATGCCGTCGTGA
- the PEA15 gene encoding astrocytic phosphoprotein PEA-15, which yields MAEYRSLLEELAQNITAEDLEQLKSACKEDIPSEESEAIATSHHWFAFLEKHSKLDRDNLSYIEHIFEISRRPDLLTMVVQYRTQVLKISEEDEVDTKLTRIPSAKKYKDIIRQPSEEEIIKLAPPPKKA from the exons ATGGCCGAGTACCGCAGcttgctggaggagctggccCAGAACATCACGGCCGAGGACCTGGAGCAGCTGAAGTCAGCCTGCAAGGAGGACATCCCCAGTGAGGAGAGCGAGGCCATCGCCACCAGCCACCACTGGTTCGCCTTCCTTGAGAAGCACAGCAAACTGGACAGAG ACAACCTGTCCTACATCGAGCACATCTTTGAGATCTCGCGCCGCCCCGACCTGCTGACCATGGTGGTGCAGTACCGCACCCAGGTCCTCAAGATCTCCGAGGAGGACGAGGTGGACACCAAGCTCACCCGCATCCCCAGCGCCAAGAAGTACAAGG ACATCATCCGGCAGCCCTCAGAAGAGGAGATCATCAAATTGGCCCCCCCACCCAAGAAAGCCTGA